The following proteins are encoded in a genomic region of Kosakonia oryzae:
- the ypeC gene encoding DUF2502 domain-containing protein YpeC, which yields MFRSLILAAVLMASAPLVANAGEITLLPSIKLQIGDRDNYGNYWDGGRWRDRDYWGRHYEWRGDRWYRHDRGWHRGWDKHKAYERGYREGWRDRDDHRGPGRGHHH from the coding sequence ATGTTCAGGTCACTGATTCTGGCAGCAGTGTTAATGGCTTCAGCGCCACTGGTCGCTAATGCTGGCGAAATCACCCTGTTGCCGTCGATTAAATTGCAAATTGGCGATCGCGATAATTATGGTAACTACTGGGACGGCGGACGCTGGCGTGACCGGGACTACTGGGGTCGTCACTATGAATGGCGCGGTGACCGCTGGTACAGACACGATCGCGGCTGGCATCGCGGCTGGGATAAGCACAAGGCTTACGAACGCGGCTATCGTGAAGGCTGGCGCGACCGCGATGATCATCGCGGCCCAGGGCGCGGCCATCACCACTAA
- the mgrA gene encoding L-glyceraldehyde 3-phosphate reductase produces the protein MAFQADPSRYQNMAYRRCGDSGLKLPAISLGLWHNFGDTTLLENSRQLVQHAFNLGITHFDLANNYGPPPGSAECNFGRILHEDFHSLRDELIISTKAGYTMWGGPYGDWGSRKYLIASLDQSLRRMGLEYVDIFYHHRPDPETPLKETMRALDHIVRQGKALYVGLSNYPAAQAREAIDILNDLGTPCLIHQPKYSMFERWVEDGLLDVLQEKGVGSIAFSPLAGGQLTDRYLQGIPADSRAASGSRFLNPEQLTTQKLDIVRVLNALAQRRGQKLSQMALAWVLRDDKVTSVLIGASKISQLDDAVGMLQNRHFTADERAEIDAILSSTK, from the coding sequence ATGGCTTTTCAGGCAGATCCTTCCCGTTATCAAAACATGGCTTATCGCCGCTGCGGCGACAGCGGATTAAAGCTTCCGGCCATTTCACTTGGGCTATGGCATAACTTTGGTGATACCACTTTGCTGGAAAATAGCCGTCAATTAGTGCAGCACGCTTTCAATCTCGGTATTACGCACTTCGACCTTGCCAATAACTATGGGCCACCGCCGGGATCCGCAGAATGCAATTTTGGCCGTATCCTGCATGAGGATTTTCACTCCCTGCGGGACGAACTGATTATTTCCACCAAAGCCGGTTACACCATGTGGGGTGGCCCGTATGGTGACTGGGGTTCCCGTAAGTATTTGATTGCCAGCCTCGATCAAAGCCTGCGCCGGATGGGGCTTGAGTATGTGGATATTTTCTACCATCACCGCCCGGACCCGGAAACACCGCTAAAAGAGACGATGCGCGCGCTGGATCATATTGTGCGCCAGGGCAAAGCACTGTACGTCGGCCTGTCTAATTACCCGGCAGCACAAGCGCGAGAAGCAATTGATATTCTTAATGATCTTGGAACACCTTGCCTGATTCATCAGCCCAAATATTCGATGTTTGAGCGCTGGGTTGAAGACGGATTGCTGGATGTGCTGCAGGAAAAAGGGGTCGGCAGTATTGCCTTCTCTCCGCTGGCAGGCGGGCAGCTAACCGATCGTTATCTGCAGGGGATCCCGGCGGATTCACGTGCTGCCAGCGGCAGCCGTTTTCTCAACCCGGAGCAGCTCACCACGCAAAAACTGGACATCGTGCGCGTGCTGAATGCGTTGGCGCAACGGCGTGGTCAGAAGCTGTCGCAGATGGCGCTGGCATGGGTGCTGCGGGATGATAAGGTGACGTCAGTGCTGATTGGCGCCAGCAAAATAAGCCAACTCGACGATGCGGTTGGCATGCTGCAAAACCGTCACTTCACTGCAGATGAACGTGCTGAGATCGATGCAATTCTGAGCAGTACAAAATAA
- a CDS encoding alpha-keto acid decarboxylase family protein: protein MQSDYSIADYLLDRLAGCGIHHLFGVPGDYNLQFLDHVIQHPAVQWVGCANELNAAYAADGYGRCRGAGALLTTFGVGELSAINGVAGSYAEYVPLLHIVGAPCSGVQQRGELLHHTLGDGDFHPFYRMSEPVTAARAILTAQNACYEIDRVLEVMLTQSRPGYLMLPADVAKMPATPPVNALTISPFPVNEACLNAFRQHVQAMLSTSSCVALLADFLARRFGVHKMLQCWMKDAPLPHATLLMGKGLFDETQPGFVGTYSGAASPAPVREAIEGADTVICIGTRFTDTLTAGFTQRLAQERTIEIQPFAARVGDVWFSGIPMREAINALIPLVRARAYSAANHRPLQAAHAPVHQGTLNQETLWQTVQAFIRPDDILLADQGTAAFGAASLRLPAGAELLVQPLWGSIGFCLPAAFGAQTACPERRVVLITGDGAAQLTIQELGSMLRDGQRPIILLLNNDGYTVERAIHGAKQRYNGNWTHLPHALSVDCQAECWRVSETVQLAEALEAAAHHHRLALIEVMLPKADLPDLLREVTHALEARNS from the coding sequence ATGCAAAGTGATTATTCAATTGCCGACTACTTACTCGACAGGCTCGCCGGCTGCGGTATCCACCATCTTTTTGGTGTGCCGGGTGACTATAACCTGCAATTTCTCGATCATGTGATTCAACACCCGGCCGTGCAGTGGGTGGGTTGCGCGAATGAGCTTAATGCCGCCTATGCCGCCGATGGTTACGGGCGTTGTCGGGGCGCGGGCGCGTTGCTAACCACCTTCGGTGTGGGCGAACTGAGCGCAATCAACGGCGTGGCAGGCAGCTATGCCGAATATGTTCCGCTATTGCATATCGTTGGTGCGCCCTGTAGCGGTGTACAGCAACGGGGTGAATTGCTGCACCACACGCTTGGCGACGGCGATTTCCACCCTTTTTACCGGATGAGCGAGCCGGTCACCGCCGCACGCGCCATTTTAACGGCGCAAAATGCCTGCTATGAGATCGATCGTGTGCTCGAAGTGATGCTGACACAGTCCCGGCCGGGCTATCTGATGCTGCCTGCAGATGTGGCAAAAATGCCTGCCACCCCGCCTGTAAACGCTCTCACAATTTCCCCGTTCCCGGTAAACGAAGCGTGTCTGAATGCCTTTCGTCAGCATGTGCAGGCGATGTTATCAACCAGTTCTTGCGTGGCGTTGCTGGCGGATTTTCTCGCCCGCCGTTTTGGCGTTCATAAGATGCTGCAATGCTGGATGAAAGATGCGCCGCTGCCGCATGCCACACTGCTAATGGGGAAAGGGTTATTTGATGAAACGCAACCCGGTTTTGTTGGCACCTACAGCGGCGCGGCCAGCCCGGCGCCAGTGCGAGAGGCGATAGAGGGGGCGGATACGGTGATCTGTATCGGCACGCGTTTTACCGATACGCTGACCGCCGGGTTTACCCAGCGGCTTGCGCAGGAGCGTACCATTGAAATCCAGCCGTTTGCTGCCCGCGTCGGCGACGTGTGGTTTAGCGGCATTCCGATGCGGGAGGCGATAAATGCGTTGATTCCGCTCGTGCGTGCCAGAGCGTATTCCGCGGCGAATCATCGCCCGCTGCAGGCTGCTCACGCCCCGGTTCATCAAGGAACACTCAATCAGGAGACGCTCTGGCAGACGGTACAGGCGTTTATTCGTCCTGATGACATTCTGCTGGCGGATCAGGGGACAGCCGCGTTTGGCGCAGCTTCCCTGCGTCTGCCTGCCGGAGCGGAACTGCTGGTTCAGCCATTGTGGGGATCGATTGGTTTCTGCCTGCCCGCCGCGTTTGGTGCGCAAACCGCCTGCCCGGAACGCCGGGTGGTGTTGATCACTGGCGATGGCGCGGCGCAACTGACCATTCAGGAGCTGGGATCGATGCTGCGTGACGGGCAACGGCCGATTATTTTACTGCTCAATAATGATGGTTATACGGTCGAACGCGCTATTCACGGCGCAAAACAGCGCTATAACGGGAACTGGACCCATCTTCCCCATGCTTTAAGCGTGGACTGCCAGGCAGAATGCTGGCGCGTGAGTGAAACCGTGCAATTGGCGGAAGCGCTGGAAGCGGCGGCGCATCACCACCGCCTTGCGTTGATAGAAGTGATGCTGCCAAAAGCCGATCTGCCGGATCTGCTACGGGAAGTCACCCATGCACTCGAAGCGCGTAACAGCTAA
- a CDS encoding ion channel protein, whose product MLHPRARTLLLLALPALTIGVASSLVLILVMKIASLLQAVLWSGIPWQLGIAPDSPGWILLILTLTGIAVGLVIRFSHEHGGPDPVTVPLINAPVSVKALPGLVLALILGLAGGVSLGPEHPVMVLNIALAVALGARVFPRVAPLDWTILASAGTLGALFGTPVAAALVFSQTLTASNDVPLWDRLFAPLMAASAGALTSSLFALPHFALPIPHYPQLHIVDIISGAVVTVFAIALGMVAVWCLPRLHRLIHRLHNPVMVLGVGGFLLGLLGIIGGPVTLFKGLDEMQQLAFAQTLTVTDYLLFAVVKLAALVVAAACGFRGGRIFPAVFVGVALGLMLHEHVDAVPAAVTVSCAVLGMVLVVTRDGWLSLFLAAVVVPDTTLLPLLCIVILPAWLLLAGKPMMIVPRRDE is encoded by the coding sequence ATGCTTCATCCGCGAGCCAGAACACTGTTACTGCTGGCCCTGCCTGCGTTGACTATTGGCGTGGCCTCCAGCCTTGTGCTGATACTGGTAATGAAGATCGCTTCGCTGCTGCAAGCCGTTTTGTGGAGCGGTATTCCGTGGCAACTGGGCATTGCGCCCGATTCACCAGGCTGGATCTTATTGATACTGACGCTGACAGGGATCGCCGTTGGTCTGGTGATCCGTTTCAGTCACGAACACGGTGGTCCGGATCCGGTGACCGTTCCGCTGATCAATGCACCGGTGTCCGTCAAAGCGTTGCCCGGCCTGGTACTGGCGCTGATCCTCGGGCTGGCGGGCGGCGTTAGCCTTGGGCCGGAACATCCAGTAATGGTGCTCAATATTGCGCTCGCGGTGGCGCTGGGCGCTCGCGTCTTCCCGCGCGTAGCACCGCTGGACTGGACTATCCTCGCCTCAGCGGGCACCCTTGGCGCGCTGTTCGGCACGCCAGTGGCGGCAGCGCTGGTGTTTTCGCAAACCCTGACCGCCAGCAATGACGTGCCGCTGTGGGACCGTTTATTCGCGCCGCTGATGGCTGCATCGGCTGGCGCACTCACCTCCAGCTTGTTCGCCCTGCCCCATTTTGCCCTGCCCATCCCCCATTATCCCCAGTTGCATATCGTCGATATCATCAGCGGCGCGGTGGTCACTGTTTTTGCTATCGCGCTGGGTATGGTTGCTGTCTGGTGTCTGCCGCGCCTGCACCGGTTGATACACCGGCTGCACAACCCGGTGATGGTTCTTGGCGTTGGCGGCTTCCTACTTGGCCTGTTGGGGATCATTGGTGGCCCGGTCACGCTGTTTAAAGGGCTGGACGAGATGCAACAGCTGGCCTTCGCCCAGACGCTAACGGTGACGGATTACCTGCTGTTTGCGGTGGTAAAACTGGCTGCACTGGTGGTTGCTGCCGCCTGCGGTTTTCGCGGCGGGCGTATTTTTCCGGCGGTATTTGTCGGTGTGGCGCTCGGGCTAATGCTGCATGAGCATGTCGATGCCGTACCCGCCGCCGTGACGGTTTCTTGCGCGGTGCTGGGTATGGTGCTGGTGGTAACGCGCGATGGCTGGCTGAGCCTGTTTCTTGCCGCCGTGGTAGTGCCGGATACCACGCTGCTGCCGCTGTTGTGCATCGTGATCCTTCCCGCGTGGCTGCTGCTGGCCGGAAAACCGATGATGATTGTTCCCCGGCGCGATGAATAA
- the glk gene encoding glucokinase has translation MTKYALVGDVGGTNARLALCDVDSGDISRAKTYSGLDYPSLEAVVRVYLDEHDVSVEDGCIAIACPITGDWVAMTNHTWAFSIAEMKKNLGFAHLEIINDFTAVSMAIPMLKKDHLIQFGGGEAVEGKPIAVYGAGTGLGVAHLVHVDKRWVSLPGEGGHVDFAPNSEEEGIILEELRAEIGHVSAERVLSGPGLVNLYRAIVKSDGRLPENLQPKDVTERALADSCIDCRRALSLFCVIMGRFGGNLALNLGTFGGVYIAGGIVPRFLDFFTASGFRGGFEDKGRFKSYVQDIPVYLIVHDNPGLLGSGAHLRQTLGHFL, from the coding sequence ATGACAAAGTATGCTTTAGTGGGAGACGTGGGCGGTACCAACGCGCGCTTAGCGTTGTGCGATGTCGACAGTGGTGATATCTCCCGGGCCAAAACCTATTCCGGCCTCGATTATCCCAGCCTGGAAGCCGTAGTGCGCGTTTATCTTGATGAACATGACGTCAGCGTGGAAGACGGCTGCATCGCGATTGCCTGTCCGATTACCGGCGACTGGGTGGCGATGACGAATCACACATGGGCTTTCTCGATTGCGGAAATGAAGAAAAACCTCGGCTTTGCACATCTGGAAATTATCAATGATTTTACTGCCGTATCAATGGCGATCCCGATGCTGAAAAAAGATCACCTGATCCAGTTTGGCGGCGGTGAGGCGGTAGAAGGCAAGCCGATCGCTGTGTACGGCGCTGGCACGGGGCTTGGCGTTGCGCATCTGGTGCATGTCGATAAACGCTGGGTGAGTTTGCCGGGCGAAGGTGGTCACGTCGATTTCGCGCCGAACAGTGAAGAAGAGGGGATTATCCTCGAAGAGCTGCGCGCAGAAATTGGCCATGTCTCCGCTGAACGTGTGCTCTCTGGTCCTGGGCTGGTCAATCTCTATCGGGCGATCGTGAAATCTGATGGTCGTTTACCGGAGAATCTGCAACCCAAAGATGTTACCGAACGGGCGCTGGCGGATAGTTGCATTGACTGCCGCCGCGCACTGTCGCTGTTCTGCGTCATTATGGGGCGTTTTGGCGGTAACCTGGCGCTGAATCTCGGCACGTTCGGCGGGGTCTATATCGCGGGCGGGATTGTGCCGCGCTTCCTTGATTTCTTTACCGCCTCCGGTTTCCGTGGCGGCTTTGAAGATAAAGGACGTTTCAAATCCTATGTGCAGGACATTCCGGTCTATCTGATTGTGCACGATAACCCCGGGCTGCTCGGCTCCGGCGCACATTTGCGCCAGACGCTGGGGCATTTCCTTTAA
- a CDS encoding LytR/AlgR family response regulator transcription factor — MKVIIVEDEFLAQQELIWLIKEHSQMEIVGTFDDGLDVLKYLQHNKVDAIFLDINIPSLDGVLLAQNISQFAHKPFIVFITAWKEHAVEAFELEAFDYILKPYQESRIISMLQKLETAWQQQSGTASSPQSRENATINLVKDERIIVTSINDIYYAEAHEKMTFVYTKRESYVMPMNITEFCSKLPTAHFFRCHRSYCVNLDKIREIEPWFNNTYILRLRDLDFQVPVSRSKVKEFRQLMNL, encoded by the coding sequence ATGAAGGTCATCATTGTTGAAGATGAATTCCTGGCGCAACAGGAGTTGATCTGGCTGATAAAAGAGCACAGCCAGATGGAGATCGTCGGTACCTTTGACGATGGTCTCGATGTTCTGAAATATTTACAGCACAACAAGGTTGATGCAATTTTTCTGGATATCAATATCCCATCTCTGGATGGCGTATTGCTGGCGCAAAACATCAGCCAGTTCGCACATAAACCCTTTATTGTGTTTATTACTGCGTGGAAAGAGCATGCGGTCGAAGCCTTTGAGCTGGAAGCGTTTGACTACATTCTGAAGCCGTACCAGGAGTCGCGAATTATCAGCATGCTGCAAAAGCTGGAAACGGCCTGGCAGCAGCAATCGGGTACCGCCAGCAGCCCGCAATCACGGGAAAACGCCACCATTAATCTGGTGAAAGACGAACGCATTATCGTTACCAGCATTAATGATATTTATTATGCGGAAGCGCATGAAAAGATGACTTTCGTCTATACGAAGCGGGAATCATACGTGATGCCGATGAACATCACCGAGTTTTGCAGCAAGCTGCCAACGGCGCATTTCTTTCGCTGCCACCGTTCGTACTGCGTGAATCTGGATAAAATTCGCGAGATCGAACCGTGGTTCAACAACACTTATATCTTGCGGCTGCGGGACCTTGATTTTCAGGTGCCCGTCAGCCGCAGCAAAGTTAAAGAATTCAGACAGCTAATGAATCTTTAA
- a CDS encoding sensor histidine kinase, translating to MHEIFDMLLAVFDRAALMLICLFFLIRMRLFRELLHKTAHTPKELLAVTAIFSMFALFSTWSGVPVEGSLVNVRIIAVMAGGILFGPWVGIITGVIAGVHRYLIDIGGVTAVPCFITSIIAGIFSGIINRKVPKAQHWRVGIIGGMICESLTMILVVVWAPTTALGLDIVSKIGVPMILGSVCIGFIVLLVQSVEGEKEAIAGRQAKLALDIANKTLPLFRNVNSDSLRQICDIIRRDIKADAVAITNTDHVLAYVGVGENNYRDSDDILSPTTHQSISTGEIIIKNNDEAHRTPEIHSMLVIPLREQSVVTGTLKIYYCHAHQITSSLQEMAVGLSQIISTQLEVSRAEQLREMANKAELRALQSKINPHFLFNALNAISSSIRLNPDTARQLIFNLSRYLRYNIELKDDEKIDIKKELYQIKDYIAIEQARFGDKLTVIYDIDEEVSCVIPSLLIQPLVENAIVHGIQPCKGKGVVTISVEECGNRVRIAVRDTGNGIAPEMIARVEADEMPGNKIGLLNVHQRVKLLYGEGLHIRRLTPGTEIAFYVPRSPSAILLP from the coding sequence GTGCACGAAATATTCGATATGTTATTAGCGGTTTTCGACCGCGCGGCGTTGATGCTGATCTGCCTGTTCTTTTTGATCCGCATGCGCCTGTTTCGCGAACTGCTGCATAAAACCGCCCACACGCCAAAAGAGTTGCTTGCAGTTACCGCGATCTTCTCCATGTTCGCCCTGTTCAGTACCTGGTCCGGCGTGCCGGTTGAAGGTTCGCTGGTTAACGTGCGTATTATTGCCGTTATGGCCGGTGGGATTCTGTTTGGCCCGTGGGTCGGAATTATTACCGGCGTCATCGCTGGGGTGCATCGCTATCTGATCGACATTGGTGGCGTTACCGCAGTTCCATGCTTTATCACCAGTATTATCGCCGGGATTTTTTCGGGGATAATTAACCGAAAAGTTCCCAAAGCGCAGCACTGGCGCGTGGGGATCATTGGTGGGATGATTTGCGAAAGCCTGACCATGATTTTGGTGGTCGTCTGGGCGCCAACCACCGCGCTGGGGCTGGATATTGTCTCCAAAATCGGTGTGCCGATGATCCTCGGCAGCGTTTGTATCGGCTTTATTGTGCTGTTAGTGCAAAGTGTCGAAGGGGAAAAAGAGGCTATCGCGGGTCGCCAGGCAAAGCTGGCGCTGGATATTGCGAATAAAACATTGCCGTTATTCCGTAACGTCAATAGCGACTCGCTGCGTCAGATATGCGATATCATTCGTCGCGATATAAAAGCCGATGCCGTGGCAATCACCAATACCGATCATGTGCTGGCATACGTTGGTGTCGGCGAAAATAACTATCGCGACAGCGACGATATTCTCAGCCCGACCACGCATCAGTCGATCAGCACAGGCGAAATTATCATTAAAAACAATGATGAAGCCCACCGTACACCTGAAATTCACTCTATGCTGGTGATCCCGCTGCGGGAGCAGAGTGTGGTCACCGGCACGTTGAAGATCTACTACTGCCATGCGCACCAGATCACCTCATCTTTACAGGAGATGGCGGTCGGGTTATCGCAAATTATCTCGACCCAACTGGAAGTTTCCCGCGCTGAGCAACTGCGTGAAATGGCAAACAAGGCCGAACTGCGCGCATTGCAAAGCAAAATAAACCCGCACTTCCTGTTTAATGCTCTGAATGCCATTTCTTCCTCTATTCGCCTCAATCCGGATACCGCCCGGCAATTGATTTTCAATTTGTCGCGTTATCTGCGCTATAACATTGAATTAAAAGACGATGAGAAGATCGACATCAAGAAAGAGCTATATCAAATTAAAGATTACATTGCGATTGAACAGGCGCGCTTTGGCGACAAATTGACCGTCATTTATGACATTGATGAAGAGGTCAGTTGTGTGATCCCCAGTCTGTTAATTCAGCCGCTGGTAGAAAACGCCATTGTGCACGGCATTCAGCCCTGTAAAGGCAAAGGTGTGGTAACGATAAGTGTGGAAGAGTGCGGCAACCGCGTACGCATCGCGGTACGTGACACCGGCAACGGCATCGCACCGGAGATGATTGCCCGCGTTGAGGCCGATGAAATGCCGGGCAACAAGATTGGCCTGCTTAACGTTCACCAGCGCGTAAAATTGCTGTATGGCGAAGGACTACATATTCGCCGCCTAACGCCGGGAACCGAGATCGCCTTTTATGTCCCGCGCTCGCCGTCCGCCATATTGTTGCCCTGA
- the alaC gene encoding alanine transaminase: MADFSPERRFTRIDRLPPYVFNITAELKMAARRRGEDIIDFSMGNPDGATPPHIVEKLCTVAQRPDTHGYSTSRGIPRLRRAISRWYQDRYQVEIDPETEAIVTIGSKEGLAHLMLATLDHGDTVLVPNPSYPIHIYGAVIAGAQVRSVPLVEGVDFFNELERAIRESYPKPKMMILGFPSNPTAQCVELEFFEKVVALAKRYDVLVVHDLAYADIVYDGWKAPSIMQVPGARDVAVEFFTLSKSYNMAGWRIGFMVGNPVLVNALARIKSYHDYGTFTPLQVAAIAALEGDQQCVRDIAAQYKRRRDVLVKGLHEAGWMVEMPKASMYVWAKIPEPYAAMGSLEFAKKLLQDAKVCVSPGIGFGDYGDTHVRFALIENRDRIRQAVRGIKTMFRNDGLLPVTQKSATEDIEP; encoded by the coding sequence ATGGCTGACTTCAGTCCTGAACGTCGTTTTACGCGTATCGATCGTCTTCCCCCTTATGTTTTTAATATCACCGCTGAACTGAAAATGGCTGCGCGTCGTCGCGGCGAAGATATTATCGATTTCAGTATGGGTAACCCGGACGGTGCGACACCACCGCATATTGTTGAGAAACTTTGCACGGTTGCCCAGCGTCCGGATACGCACGGTTATTCAACTTCGCGCGGCATTCCTCGTCTGCGTCGGGCCATTTCCCGCTGGTATCAGGATCGCTATCAGGTCGAGATCGATCCGGAAACTGAGGCTATTGTGACCATCGGTTCGAAAGAGGGGCTGGCGCATCTGATGCTGGCGACACTGGATCACGGTGATACCGTCCTGGTGCCGAACCCAAGCTATCCGATCCACATTTATGGCGCGGTGATTGCGGGTGCACAGGTTCGCTCTGTGCCGTTGGTTGAAGGCGTGGATTTTTTCAATGAACTCGAACGCGCGATCCGTGAAAGTTACCCGAAACCAAAGATGATGATTCTGGGTTTCCCGTCGAACCCAACGGCACAATGCGTGGAGCTGGAATTTTTTGAGAAAGTGGTCGCGCTGGCTAAACGTTACGACGTGCTGGTGGTTCACGATCTGGCTTATGCCGATATCGTTTATGATGGCTGGAAAGCGCCGTCGATTATGCAGGTGCCGGGCGCGCGCGACGTTGCGGTGGAGTTTTTCACCCTCTCGAAAAGCTACAATATGGCCGGCTGGCGCATTGGATTTATGGTCGGTAACCCGGTACTGGTGAACGCGCTGGCGCGCATTAAAAGTTACCATGACTACGGCACGTTTACGCCTTTGCAGGTCGCCGCAATTGCTGCGCTGGAAGGGGATCAGCAGTGCGTACGTGATATTGCCGCGCAGTATAAGCGCCGCCGCGACGTGCTGGTGAAAGGGCTACATGAAGCGGGCTGGATGGTCGAAATGCCAAAAGCATCAATGTACGTATGGGCGAAAATTCCGGAACCCTATGCGGCGATGGGCTCGCTGGAGTTTGCCAAGAAGTTGCTGCAAGACGCCAAAGTGTGCGTCTCTCCGGGCATTGGCTTTGGCGATTACGGCGACACCCATGTCCGTTTTGCCTTGATTGAAAACCGCGATCGTATTCGTCAGGCAGTACGCGGCATTAAGACTATGTTCCGCAACGACGGGCTACTGCCAGTGACGCAAAAAAGCGCAACAGAAGATATTGAACCCTAA
- the ypdK gene encoding membrane protein YpdK — protein sequence MKYFFMGISVMVIVWAGTFALMI from the coding sequence GTGAAATATTTCTTTATGGGCATTTCTGTGATGGTCATTGTGTGGGCCGGCACCTTCGCCCTGATGATCTGA
- the hutH gene encoding histidine ammonia-lyase, protein MKNVTLIPGQLTLTQLRDIYSQPHQLTLDERAFTAINDSVACVNAIMVEGRTAYGINTGFGLLAQTRIATDDLENLQRSLVLSHAAGVGEPLDDDMVRLIMALKINSLARGFSGIRLQVIQMLVAMVNAGVYPWIPAKGSVGASGDLAPLAHMSLTLLGEGKARWQGEWLPATEALNRAGLAPLTLAAKEGLALLNGTQTSTAFALRGLFEAEDLFASAVVCGALTTEAALGSRRPFDARIHEVRGQRGQIDAAALYRHVLTDDSAVSQSHHNCNKVQDPYSLRCQPQVMGACLTQLRFAADVLLTEANAVSDNPLVFAAENEVISGGNFHAEPVAMAADNIALAIAEIGSLAERRIALLMDSHMSQLPPFLVKNGGVNSGFMIAQVTAAALASENKALSHPHSVDSLPTSANQEDHVSMAPAAGRRLWEMAANTRGVIAVEWLAACQGLDMREGLTSSPLLEQARHLLRERVAHYDKDRYFAPDIEQAMRMLAERHLALLLPDILS, encoded by the coding sequence ATGAAAAATGTAACCCTCATCCCCGGTCAACTGACACTGACCCAACTGCGTGATATCTATAGCCAACCGCACCAGTTAACGCTGGATGAGCGCGCCTTTACCGCCATCAACGACAGCGTCGCTTGCGTCAATGCCATCATGGTGGAAGGGCGTACGGCATACGGCATTAATACCGGTTTTGGATTGCTTGCTCAGACGCGTATCGCGACCGACGATCTGGAAAATTTACAGCGATCTCTAGTGCTTTCTCACGCCGCAGGCGTTGGAGAACCGCTGGATGATGACATGGTGCGCCTGATTATGGCGCTGAAGATCAACAGCCTGGCGCGTGGCTTTTCCGGCATTCGTTTGCAGGTGATCCAGATGTTGGTGGCGATGGTCAATGCGGGTGTTTATCCCTGGATCCCAGCGAAAGGATCTGTCGGCGCATCTGGCGATTTAGCGCCGTTGGCCCATATGTCGCTTACGCTACTTGGCGAAGGTAAAGCGCGTTGGCAAGGTGAATGGCTGCCTGCAACTGAAGCACTGAATAGAGCCGGGCTTGCTCCGCTGACGCTGGCGGCGAAAGAGGGGCTGGCGCTGCTCAACGGGACGCAAACCTCGACAGCGTTTGCATTGCGCGGCCTGTTTGAGGCCGAAGATCTGTTCGCTTCTGCAGTAGTTTGTGGCGCGCTGACTACCGAGGCGGCGCTCGGTTCACGTCGTCCATTCGATGCGCGCATTCACGAAGTGCGCGGTCAGCGCGGGCAGATCGACGCGGCGGCTCTCTATCGCCATGTGCTGACTGATGATAGCGCGGTTTCACAGTCTCATCACAACTGCAATAAAGTGCAGGATCCTTACTCATTACGCTGCCAGCCGCAGGTTATGGGAGCGTGTCTGACGCAGCTGCGTTTTGCCGCCGATGTGTTGCTGACCGAAGCGAATGCGGTTTCTGATAACCCGCTGGTTTTCGCCGCTGAAAATGAGGTGATCTCCGGTGGTAATTTCCACGCGGAGCCGGTTGCGATGGCCGCTGATAATATCGCGCTGGCCATCGCTGAAATCGGCTCGCTGGCGGAGCGGCGTATCGCTCTGTTGATGGACAGTCATATGTCGCAACTTCCGCCCTTCCTGGTAAAAAACGGCGGTGTTAACTCCGGTTTTATGATTGCCCAGGTTACAGCCGCAGCGCTGGCGAGTGAGAACAAAGCGTTGTCGCATCCGCACAGTGTCGATAGTTTGCCAACCTCTGCTAACCAGGAAGATCACGTGTCGATGGCACCTGCTGCTGGCCGTCGGCTTTGGGAGATGGCGGCTAATACCCGCGGCGTGATTGCCGTGGAATGGCTGGCTGCCTGTCAGGGGCTGGATATGCGGGAAGGATTAACCTCCAGCCCGTTACTTGAGCAAGCACGCCATTTGTTGCGTGAACGGGTGGCCCATTACGATAAAGATCGCTACTTCGCGCCGGATATCGAGCAGGCCATGCGGATGCTGGCGGAGCGCCATCTGGCACTGCTGCTACCGGATATTTTGTCATAA